Part of the Micromonospora rhizosphaerae genome is shown below.
GAGCGGGCAGCCGAGCGCGGGGTGCCCGCGCTGACCGTCCGCTGCGCGGTCTTCGCCCCGGAGACCCAATGGGCGGCCGAGCTGGCCGAGGCGGGCTTCACCCGGATCAAGCGGTACGTGCGGATGACCCGCCCGCTGGCCGACCTGCCGGCCGAGCCGCCGCCCCCGCCCGGGGTCACCGTCCGGCCGTTGCGCGCCGACGACGAGGCCGACCTGCGGGCGTTCTACCGGATCTTCGACATCGCGTTCCGGGACACCCCGGACTACGAACCGGTCGGCTTCGACCGGTGGCGGCAGGAGCTCCCGCCGTATGGAAAGACCTGGGACGAGTGGTTCGTCGCCGAGGTCGACGGCGAGCCGGCCGGCGCGCTGCAGTCCTCGGACCAGGCGTTGGAGCAGGACATGGGCTGGGTGCGCACCCTGTCGGTGCTGCCCGCGTATCGGCGGCGCGGGGTGGGGGCGGCCCTACTGCGCCGCGCCTTCGCCACCTACGCGGCCAAGGGCCGCAGCTCCGCCGGCCTCGGCGTCGACCTGACCAATCCGACCGCCCCGGTGACCCTCTACCGTTCGGTGGGGCTGCGCGAGGTGCGCTGGACCGACATGTGCGAACGGATCGTGCCGGCCGCCGGTGTGTGATGGACGACCCGGACCGGGCCCGGCGGGTGGCGGCGCGGGCCTGGTAGGAGACTGGATGCGTGCGATACGCGCTACGCCGACGCGGTGCCGGTGGGGCGGGACCGCAGCTCGGTGACGTAGTCGTCCGGCGCGCCCGCCTTCTCGGCCGCGTTTGCGATCTCCGACAGGTACCACGACGTCGGCAGGCCACCCTCGTACCCGTCGAAGACGTAGACCCAGGCGGTCACGTCGCCGTCCAGGGTCGAGATGCGGACGGTGAGCTTGCGGTACGTCCCGGCGGTCACACCCTCGATCTCGTCGAGCTGCGCCGCGTCGTACGGGTGGATGTCGTAGAGCGCCACGAAGACCCGGTCGCCCGGGGACTCGACCACCGTACTGACCGAGCCCTCCCAGCCGATGACGCCCTCGCCCGCGAAGGTGAGCCGCCACCCCTCCAGCCAGCCGGTGCCCACCATCGGCGAATGCGGGCAGTAGGCGCGCATCCGGGCGGGGTCCAGGTTTGAGCCGTAAGCGGCGTAATGACGCACGGCGATGACGATAGCCCGGCCGGCGGGTGGGGGAGAATACGACGGTGCGTGTCGAGCGCGATGGGAGAAGAAAGTCACTGTGAGCACTGACGAGGGGCGAGCGCTGTGAGCCAGATCGTGATCATCGGCGGGGGGCCGGCCGGGTACGAGGCGGCGCTGGTCGCCGCCCAACTGGACGCTGATGTGACCGTGGTGGAGGCCGAGGGGGCCGGCGGCGCCTGCGTGCTCTCCGACTGCGTCCCGTCGAAGACCTTCATCGCCAGCTCCCAGGTGGTCACCGGGTATCGGGACACCGAGGAGTTCGGGGTGCACTCCGACGGGCTGGAGGCGATCACCGTCGACGCCCCGGCGGTGCACGAGCGGGTCAAGCGGCTCGCCCTGGCGCAGTCCGCCGACGTCTACGCCAAGCTGATCAAGGCCGGCGTGACCTTCGTGGCCGGGACCGCCCGGCTCGGCGAGGACACCCTCGGTCACACCCACCGGGTGATCGTCACCCCGGCCGACGGCGGCGAGGAGTACTCGATCGCCGCGTCGACCGTGCTGATCGCCACCGGCGCCACCCCGCGCCGGCTCCCCACCGCCGTACCGGACGGTGAGCGCATCCTGACCTGGCGCCAGGTGTACGACCTGCCGGAGCTGCCCGAGCAGCTGATCGTGGTCGGCTCCGGCGTGACCGGCGCCGAGTTCGCCAGCGCGTACCTGGCGATGGGCGTCGAGGTCACCCTGGTCTCCAGCCGGGACCGGGTGATGCCGCACGAGGACGCCGACGCCGCGATGGCCATCGAGCGGGTCTTCCGCAACCGGGGCATGAGCATCCTCAACAACTCCCGCGCGGAGGCGGTGCGCCGGACCGACGACGGCGTCGAGGTCGAGCTCTCCGACGGCCGCAAGGTGTACGGCTCACACGCGCTGATCGCGGTCGGCTCGATCCCGAACACCGCCAACCTGGGCCTCGCCGAGTACGGCGTCGAGCTGGCCCGGGGCGGCTACGTCACGGTCGACCGGGTGTCCCGGACCAACGTCCCCGGCATCTACGCTGCCGGCGACTGCACCGGGGTGCTGCCGCTGGCGAGCGTCGCCGCCATGCAGGGCCGGATCGCGATGTGGCACGCCCTCGGCGAGGCGGTCCGGCCGCTGCGGCTGCGTACCGTCGCGGCGAACGCCTTCACCGACCCGGAGCTGGCCACGGTCGGCGTCTCGCAGAACGAGGTGGACGCCGGCAAGGTTCCGGCCCGCCAGGTGATGCTGCCGCTCTCCGGCAACGCCCGGGCGAAGATGGACGACCTGGCCGACGGCTTCGTCAAGCTCTTCTGCCGGCCGGCGAGCGGCCAGGTCATCGGCGGTGTGGTGGTGGCGCCGAAGGCGAGCGAGCTGATCCTTCCGATCACCATGGCGGTGGAGAACAACCTCACCGTCAACGAGCTGGCCCACACCATCACCATCTACCCGAGCCTCTCCGGCTCGGTCACCGAAGCGGCCCGCCAACTCATGCTCCACGAGCTGGAGTAACCCCAGGTCACGCGCCGATCATGGAGTTGTGGCGCCCGCCCCGTACCGGTTCGAGCCCGTCGTGCGGCGCCATGACTCCATGATCGCCGGTCCCGGCCAGGCGGACGGCGACGACGGTGAGCAGGGCGACCTCCGAGAGGATGAGCAGGCGTTCGGCGAGGCCGAGCAGGACCCGGTCGCCGGGGTAGGCGGACCAGACCATCGCGCCGGCCAGGGCCAGGCTGGTCAGGGTGAGCGTGCGCAACCAGCCGGCGGCGCGTCCGCCGAGGGGCTCGGCCAGCAGCCAGCCGGCGAGCGGCAGGGCGACGAAGGCCACCACCGAGGCGTACCGGTGCAGGTAGGCGGCGGTGTCCATGGGCAGGCCGGGCTCGTTGGTCGGGACCACGGCGGCGGTCACCAGCCCGGCGACCCACGCCGCGAGCAGGACCATGGCCCACCCCCGGGCGCCGGCGCCCGGCCCGGCCGACCCGCCCCGGCCGGTCGACGGCCGGGACCCGGCCGGCCCGGCCGAAACCGGAGCGTCGGGCCGGCGCAGGGCCGGAATGAGTACGGCGGTGGCGGCGGCGAGCACCAGCATGGCCGTGTCGATGAGGCCGCCCCGGTCGGAGACGGCGAAGT
Proteins encoded:
- a CDS encoding GNAT family N-acetyltransferase; its protein translation is MTLPAGWTARRPTLDDVPALLKVVHAADTFALGYPDFDAEDVRAALTAPFVDPARDSWLVTDQDDTAVAWAILDNPTGVGREFVEVLVDPDRGADLRAPLLARQLDRVAERAAERGVPALTVRCAVFAPETQWAAELAEAGFTRIKRYVRMTRPLADLPAEPPPPPGVTVRPLRADDEADLRAFYRIFDIAFRDTPDYEPVGFDRWRQELPPYGKTWDEWFVAEVDGEPAGALQSSDQALEQDMGWVRTLSVLPAYRRRGVGAALLRRAFATYAAKGRSSAGLGVDLTNPTAPVTLYRSVGLREVRWTDMCERIVPAAGV
- a CDS encoding gamma-glutamylcyclotransferase; translation: MRHYAAYGSNLDPARMRAYCPHSPMVGTGWLEGWRLTFAGEGVIGWEGSVSTVVESPGDRVFVALYDIHPYDAAQLDEIEGVTAGTYRKLTVRISTLDGDVTAWVYVFDGYEGGLPTSWYLSEIANAAEKAGAPDDYVTELRSRPTGTASA
- a CDS encoding NAD(P)H-quinone dehydrogenase, which codes for MSQIVIIGGGPAGYEAALVAAQLDADVTVVEAEGAGGACVLSDCVPSKTFIASSQVVTGYRDTEEFGVHSDGLEAITVDAPAVHERVKRLALAQSADVYAKLIKAGVTFVAGTARLGEDTLGHTHRVIVTPADGGEEYSIAASTVLIATGATPRRLPTAVPDGERILTWRQVYDLPELPEQLIVVGSGVTGAEFASAYLAMGVEVTLVSSRDRVMPHEDADAAMAIERVFRNRGMSILNNSRAEAVRRTDDGVEVELSDGRKVYGSHALIAVGSIPNTANLGLAEYGVELARGGYVTVDRVSRTNVPGIYAAGDCTGVLPLASVAAMQGRIAMWHALGEAVRPLRLRTVAANAFTDPELATVGVSQNEVDAGKVPARQVMLPLSGNARAKMDDLADGFVKLFCRPASGQVIGGVVVAPKASELILPITMAVENNLTVNELAHTITIYPSLSGSVTEAARQLMLHELE
- a CDS encoding DUF998 domain-containing protein, which codes for MPGTRKSGLLALGGIALAAVLAVLGHLEVNDDLSPWSLTVSDFAVSDRGGLIDTAMLVLAAATAVLIPALRRPDAPVSAGPAGSRPSTGRGGSAGPGAGARGWAMVLLAAWVAGLVTAAVVPTNEPGLPMDTAAYLHRYASVVAFVALPLAGWLLAEPLGGRAAGWLRTLTLTSLALAGAMVWSAYPGDRVLLGLAERLLILSEVALLTVVAVRLAGTGDHGVMAPHDGLEPVRGGRHNSMIGA